A DNA window from Malus domestica chromosome 12, GDT2T_hap1 contains the following coding sequences:
- the LOC103413837 gene encoding protein MIZU-KUSSEI 1-like, with the protein MTKINALHRFLLPCFSPTSAKSTRSATAAPKKRLSTSLRNDLDDINAAAAKALDPQDQDSQSSTSPTPQNEVVSVVLPQQPRPSKSMVIGTIFGHRRGHVWLCIQHDRRSTKPTLLLELSVSTHQLVNEMQLGLVRVTLECNESDRPQLIDCSLLTVPIWTVHINGRKFGFAARRKASEKVKLMLKLMQSMTVGAGVMPAGFALGSEAESHQEVMYMRANYDHVVGSADSESFHLINPDQCPSQELSVFLLRSRHS; encoded by the coding sequence ATGACCAAGATCAACGCCCTCCATCGATTTCTTCTCCCCTGCTTCTCCCCTACCTCCGCGAAATCCACCCGCTCCGCCACCGCCGCCCCCAAGAAACGCCTCAGCACCTCCTTGCGCAACGACCTGGACGACATCAACGCCGCCGCCGCCAAAGCCCTAGATCCCCAGGACCAAGATTCCCAATCTTCCACCTCGCCCACCCCCCAAAACGAAGTCGTCTCGGTGGTTCTGCCCCAGCAGCCCCGCCCCTCGAAATCCATGGTCATCGGCACAATCTTCGGCCACCGCCGCGGGCACGTGTGGTTGTGCATCCAGCACGACCGCCGCTCCACCAAACCCACCCTCCTCCTCGAGCTCTCGGTCTCGACCCACCAGCTCGTCAACGAGATGCAATTGGGGCTCGTCCGCGTGACACTCGAGTGCAACGAGTCGGACCGGCCCCAGCTCATTGATTGCTCGCTCCTGACCGTTCCCATTTGGACCGTTCACATCAACGGCCGCAAATTCGGGTTCGCGGCGAGAAGAAAAGCGAGCGAGAAGGTGAAATTGATGCTGAAGCTGATGCAGTCGATGACGGTCGGAGCCGGGGTAATGCCGGCTGGGTTCGCGCTTGGGTCGGAGGCGGAGTCGCATCAGGAGGTGATGTACATGAGGGCGAATTACGATCACGTGGTGGGAAGCGCTGACTCGGAGTCGTTTCATCTGATTAACCCGGATCAGTGTCCGAGTCAAGAACTCAGTGTCTTCCTGCTCCGGTCCAGGCACTCTTGA